AGTAAGTGCCGTAATTGCCCTCCGGCGACGCCCTTCGCGGCGTCGCCAGCCTTCAGAAGTCCCCCCGCGCGAACACACTGCGCACCTCCACGAATTCCCTCCGCATTGCCTCCGAGGGTGCCTCCCATCATAGCAATCTGAGCGGTCGACATTCACATTTGTGACAACGGCCTGAGATTCGTCAGACCATTTCCGACACCGATCCGTCACTGTCACGGCGCTGACACAGGCTGAAAGTGAGGGTTTCCGGCCCTTCGATTTTCATTGGAAATCCTCCGAAACCCGCGCCAATCCGCGATCTTCGCACAAACGTCATGAACACCGGAATCCGCATGCAATATGACGCTTCCGAGGCGAATCCGTGACACTAGTATTGTGAGCTTTCGAAAATGACACATTACTGTCACATTCGGAATCTATTCTTCGAGCCATCCACACGCTGTACCACACCAACTCGGAGAGATCCATGAAGCTGATGAAGACTGCGATTGCCGGCCTGGCTGGCGTTCTGTTCGCCGCTGGCGCGATTGCGGGCGAGATTACGGGCGCAGGCAGCACGTTTGCCGCACCGATCTACACCAAGTGGGCTGACGCCTATCAGAAGTCGACCCAGAACAAGGTCAACTACCAGGGCATCGGTTCGTCGGGCGGCATCAAGCAGATTCAGGCCAAGACCGTCGATTTCGCTGGTTCGGACGCCCCGCTGACCGATGAAGAACTCGCCAAGCAAGGTCTGTTCCAGTTCCCGACGGTTGTCGGTGGCATCGTGCCGGTGATCAACGTTCCGGGTGTGAAGGCTGGCGAACTCGTCCTGTCGGGCGAAGTGCTGGGCGACATCTACCTGGGCAAGATCAAGAAGTGGAACGATCCGGCTATCGCCAAGCTGAACCCCAAGGCCAAACTGCCGGATACCGACATCGCCGTGGTTCGCCGCGCCGACGGCTCGGGCACCAGCTTCGTGTTCACGAACTACCTGTCGAAGGTCAACGCCGAGTGGAAGAGCAAGGTCGGCGAAGGCACCACGGTCAACTGGCCGACGGGTACGGGCGGCAAGGGTAACGACGGCGTTGCCGCCTTCGTGCAACGTCTGCCGGGCGCGATCGGCTACGTGGAATCGGCCTACGCCAAGCAAAACAAGCTGACGTACACGGCGCTGACGAACGCCGACGGCAAGACGGTCGAGCCGACCGCCAAGACGTTCGCCGCTGCCGCTGGCAAGGCCGAATGGTCGAAGACGTTCTACCAGATCCTGACGAACGAAAAGGGTGCGGATTCGTGGCCGATCGTGGCTGCTACGTTCGTGCTGGTTCACCAGAAGGCTGACGCTGGCAAGGAAGCGCAAAGCGCCGACGTGCTGAAGTTCTTCGACTGGTCGTTCAAGAACGGTGCCCAGACGGCTCAGGAACTCGACTACATCTCGCTGCCGGAAGATGTTCTGAAGCAAATCCGCGCTGGCTGGAAGGCGAAGGTTGCCGAGTCGGCCGCTAAGGCTGGCGTCTAAAACGCTTTGCATGAGGCGCCGGGCGATGCAACGTAGCGCTGCCCGGCACCTCGAAACCGGCAATATCCGCGCCGCCTGTTCCGAAGCCCGAATCGATATCTGGCAACGGCTGGCGGCGCGCTCACGCTGAGACGACATCATGGCAGAAGCCACCAGCCCCCTCGCATCATCGGGCGCGCAGCGCGCTCCGTCTTCCCTGGGCGACTTTCTCTTCGCGCTGCTCACCCGCGCCGCCGTCCTCATTACGCTGCTCCTGCTCGGTGGCATTATCGTGTCGCTGATCGTCAGCGCACTGCCGTCGATCGAGAAATTTGGCTTCGCCTTC
This window of the Pandoraea sputorum genome carries:
- the pstS gene encoding phosphate ABC transporter substrate-binding protein PstS encodes the protein MKLMKTAIAGLAGVLFAAGAIAGEITGAGSTFAAPIYTKWADAYQKSTQNKVNYQGIGSSGGIKQIQAKTVDFAGSDAPLTDEELAKQGLFQFPTVVGGIVPVINVPGVKAGELVLSGEVLGDIYLGKIKKWNDPAIAKLNPKAKLPDTDIAVVRRADGSGTSFVFTNYLSKVNAEWKSKVGEGTTVNWPTGTGGKGNDGVAAFVQRLPGAIGYVESAYAKQNKLTYTALTNADGKTVEPTAKTFAAAAGKAEWSKTFYQILTNEKGADSWPIVAATFVLVHQKADAGKEAQSADVLKFFDWSFKNGAQTAQELDYISLPEDVLKQIRAGWKAKVAESAAKAGV